GTCCTAAAACTACAATTAGCTCTGTTCCTGCTAACTTACAAGCAAATTCCATACTACCCAAAATGTCTTCGTTTACAATATTACCTGCTATACGCACACTAAAAATATCGCCTAACCCTTGGTCAAAAACCAATTCGGCTGAAACTCTAGAATCTATACAACTTAATATCGTAGCAAATGGAAATTGTCCATCGCTTGTATCATTTACTTGTTCTAAAAGGTTTCGGTTAGCCTTCAGGTTGTTTTGAAATCTTTGGTTTCCTTCTTTTAAATATTGCAATGACTTATCTGGAGTCATTGTTGCCTGTGTTTCTTTTGTATGTGCTTTCATTCTTAATTTTTTTATGTTTAATATTTATTACAATAGATTTAACTTAAACCGATTATAGAACGGTTTATAAGTTACATGATAAAAAATAAATCTTCAATAAGATTTATACCTATAAAATTAAGAAAATTCAGGCGGTGGTAGGTGAAGTTTTGGAAAGAAATTTGAAGATAATTCCCCGTAACGTTGATTAAGTAATAAGGCAAATTCTATTATAGAATCTTCATTATCTTCATTTTGGAATATTTTAATTTTTACGTCTTTCTCTACTTCGCTTCCCTTTTTTTCCTCTTCATTTAAACTAAACACCGAAGAAATATCATTAGAACTATCTAATAAAGAAATAATAGTAGGTGTTAAAATAAAATTAACAAATACGATTAATAAAATAATAGAAAGACTTTTTTTCAACATTAATATTCCAGATTTATGGAAGGCAAATATAATATTTTTAAATTAACGAATCACCTGTTTTTATACCTTTTTCCAAAAGGATACTAAGAAATCTATTACATTTGTATTTTTACAAAAACACTCAATTATGTATAGCAATATCAAACAATATTTACAAAACGAATTACAAGATATTAAAGAAGCAGGTTTATATAAATCTGAACGAATTATTACTTCCGCACAAGATGCCGTTATTAAAATATCTACTGGTCAAGAGGTGATTAATTTTTGTGCAAATAATTATTTAGGACTTTCTAACCATCCAGAAGTTATTCAAGCAGCAAAAGACACCATGGACACACATGGTTACGGTATGTCTTCCGTTCGTTTTATTTGTGGTACACAAGACATTCATAAAGAATTAGAAAAACGTATCGCTAGTTTTTATGGCTTTGAAGACACTATTTTATATGCTGCTGCTTTTGATGCCAATGGCGGAATTTTTGAACCCCTTTTAGGAAAAGAAGATGCTATTATTTCTGATTCTTTAAATCATGCTTCAATTATTGATGGTGTTCGTTTGTGTAAAGCAGCACGTTATCGTTATGAAAATAACAATATGGAGGAATTGGAAGCTCGATTAAAAGAAGCCAATGAAGCGGGAGCCCGATTTAAACTAATTGTTACAGACGGCGTATTTTCAATGGATGGAATTGTTGCTAGCTTAGATAAAATATGTGATTTAGCTGAAAAATATGATGCCATGGTCATGGTAGATGAATGTCACGCGACAGGATTTATTGGTAAAACAGGAAAAGGTACATTAGAATTAAAAAATGTACTAAACCGTGTTGATATTGTTACAGGTACATTAGGAAAAGCATTGGGTGGAGCCATGGGTGGATACACAACCGCTAAAAAGGAAATTATTGAACTATTAAGACAACGTTCTAGACCTTATTTATTTTCAAATTCATTAGCACCAGCTATTGTTGGAGCCTCTTTAAAAGTATTTGACTTGCTAGAAAATGACACTTCCTTACGAGATAAATTAGAGTGGAACACTAATTATTTCCGTAACGGGATGGAAAAAGCAGGGTTTGATCTTGTCGGTGCAGATGCGGCAATTGTGCCGGTTATGTTATACGATGCAAAATTATCTCAAGATATGGCAAATGCACTGTTAGATGAAGGTATATATGTTATTGGATTCTTCTTTCCTGTGGTACCAAAAGAAAAAGCACGAATTAGAGTACAGTTATCGGCAGCACACAGTCAAGAACATTTAGATAAGGCAATCGCTGCTTTTACTAAAGTAGGAAAACAACTTAATGTCATTCAATAAATTTAACCTATGAGCATCATACGAATTACTAAACATTTCGATTTTGAAACGGCACATGCACTATATGGTTACGATGGTAAGTGTAAAAATATTCACGGACATAGTTATCAATTGTATGTTACCATAGTTGGTACCCCAATTAATGATGCCAATCATGTAAAAAACGGAATGGTACTCGATTTTGGAGATTTAAAAAAAATTGTAAAATCAGAAGTTGTAGATATTTTTGACCATGCCACTGTTTTAAATGCGAATTCACCACATAAAGAATTGGCTGCTAAAATTGAAAGTCATTCGTCAAGAGTAATTTTGGTAGATTATCAGCCAACAAGTGAAAACATGCTGGTAGATTTTGCAGACAAAATCAGTAAGAAATTACCAAAATCGGTGAACCTACATTCTTTAAAATTATGCGAAACCAATAATTCGCATGCAGAATGGTTTGCTGAAGATCAGTAAGTGATTTTCAATAAACAGTTATTGTAAAAAACCGAAATTCAAATCATAACTAAAAATTTCTAGAGATCTTAAAAGGCTCCATTCTAGAGAGAGGTCAAAGGCGTGTTATGGTTTTGTAAGAATAATTACTTCTAAATGTTGCGAGTTTTCGCTATTTTTGAAGTCAAATTAGATTAATGAACATCACCATTCCTAGCAACAAAAAAATATATTTCGCATCTGATCAACACTTGGGGTTACCCAATCATAAAGATAGCTTAGTACGCGAAAAGATTTTTATAAAATGGTTAGATACTGTCAAGCAAGATGCAGAAGCCATTTTTTTATTAGGCGATCTCTTCGATTTTTGGTTCGAGTATAAAAAGGTTGTACCAAAAGGATTTATTCGTGTGTTGGGCAAACTAGCCGAAATTAGAGACAGTGGCATCCCTATTTACTTCTTTGTCGGTAATCACGATTTATGGATGGATGATTATTTTGAAAAAGAATTGGTCATTCCAGTATATCACAAACCTAAAGAATATATCATCAATAATAAAACATTCTTAATTGGTCATGGAGATGGTTTAGGCCCAGGAGACAAAGGCTATAAAAGAATGAAAAAAGTATTTACCAATCCTGTTTCAAAATGGTTATACCGTTGGTTGCATCCTGATATTGGTATGCGATTAGGAGTGTATTTATCAACCAAAAACAAAATGATTTCTGGAGATGAAGATGCCAAATTTTTAGGCGAAGAAAATGAATGGTTGGCACAATATTGCAAACGAAAATTAGAAACAAAACATTACGATTATTTTATCTTTGGACACCGCCATTTACCTATGGAAATTGAAGTTGGAGATAACAGTAAATACATCAATTTGGGCGATTGGATTAACCATTTAACCTATGGTGTTTTTGATGGAGATACTATAGAGTTAAAAAAACATATTACTGAATAATGGCCAAAACGAAAACAACCTTTTTCTGTCAAAATTGCGGTACACAACACGCTCAATGGGCAGGTAAATGTAATGTATGTAACGAATGGAATACCATTGTTGAAGAAGTAATTCAAAAAGAAGAAAAACGTGCTTGGAAACAATCTTCACCTTCCAAAAAGGTAGCAAAACCCCTAAAGATAAATGATATTGCCATTAATGAAGAAGATAGAATTGACACTCAAAACAATGAGCTCAATAGAGTATTAGGTGGGGGCTTAGTAAAAGGTTCTATGACGCTATTAGGTGGCGAACCTGGTATTGGTAAGTCAACCTTGATTTTGCAAGTAGCCTTAACCATAAATAAAAAAGTACTATATGTTTCGGGCGAGGAAAGTCAATCGCAAATTAAAATGCGAGCAGAAAGGCTTAAAAACACTAATACAGAATGTTTGATTCTTACTGAAACTAAAACCCAAAACATCTTTAAAAGTATAGAAGAAACTCAACCAGATGTCGTTGTAATTGACTCTATTCAAACTTTACAAACTGATGCTATTGAAGCGTCACCTGGTAGTATTTCTCAAATACGAGAAACCACTGCTGAACTCATAAAATTTGCTAAAGAAACGGCAACACCTGTTATTTTAATTGGTCATATTACCAAAGAAGGAACTATTGCAGGACCAAAAATTTTAGAACACATGGTAGATGTGGTTTTACAGTTTGAAGGCGACAGAAACCATACCTATCGTATTTTACGAGCACAGAAAAACCGTTTCGGTTCCACTGCAGAACTTGGTATTTACGAAATGCAAGGTTCAGGATTACGAGAAGTTGAAAACCCATCTGAAATACTGATTTCAGAAAAGGACGAATCTTTAAGCGGTACTGCTATTGGAGCAACATTAGAAGGCATGCGACCCTTAATGATAGAAGTTCAAGCTTTAGTGAGCACAGCTGTTTACGGTACACCTCAACGATCAACAACAGGTTATAATACAAAAAGGCTCAATATGATTTTAGCCGTATTAGAAAAACGAGCAGGATTCCGTTTGGGTGCAAAAGATGTCTTTTTAAATATTGCAGGGGGAATTTCAGTAGACGACCCAGCAATTGATTTAGCAGTTGTAGCTTCTATACTTTCTTCGAATGAAGATGAAGCCATTCCTCAAGATTATTGCTTTGCTGCTGAAGTTGGTTTGGCGGGTGAAATTAGACCCGTTAATCGTGTTGAACAACGCATTTTAGAAGCTGAAAAACTTGGGTTTCAAAAAATTATGGTATCTAAATACAACAAAATTCCATCTAAAAAGTATAACATTAAAATAGTACTCGTTTCTAAAATTGAAGATGTATATCAGCAGTTATTTTAGACTTAATTTTAACGAATTATCAATAATTTTTAGAAATTTTACGCCAAGAAAAAAATACTATTTAGTATTTAACACAACTCTAAGAAGTGTTAAATTACTGACTATCAATAACTATACAGTTTTATCTACCTTTATAAGTAATTCTAAAAACAAACCAATTGGTGTAAATTGGTTTTATCTCAAATAAATGTATAACTACTTAACTTTCTTTAGCTGCACAACAAGATTTGGTGAATTTGTAGCTACAAAATTATCCTTTTTTAAATTTCCATAGAAGTTACAAGTGAATCCAATTTCAGTTGCTATTTTTTCAAAACCACTTTTTGAATGAGGGTATAACGTTGTTATTATCTGGCTAACTTGTTTCTTTTTCTTGTCATTTTTTTCTATGATAAAGTCAATATCGTTTGTATTGATATTGTACTTTCTAAGTATAGAAACCTCATCATTTTCATATACATTCAGTATATGAATGCCACTTTCGGGCAGCTTCGCATAATTTACAATTTGGAAAAGTACCTCACCACCAAAATTTAAAATACCATAGAGTTTCGACATTAGACCACTAACCTCTTGCATATTGATATTGGCAATGGTGTTGCCTAGAGAAACAATAAAATCATATCTCTTATCTTTTATCGAAAATGTAGTTAACCCAGATTCTATAAAATTAATATTAGCATCAAATTTTTTTGCATTTTTTTTGGCTTGCTGCAACATTCCTTTAGAGTGATCAATGGCATCAACCTGTAGTCCTAATTTAGACAATGCAATGGAATCTGCTGCTGTACCGCAACCTAAATCGAGAACCGTCTTATAATTTGTTAACAGAAAGTTTTTAAAAAAAGAGGTTTTATTCTTAAGTGCATTTTCAAAATTGATCATTACATCATAATCATCGGAAAGCTCATCAAAAAATTGGCTATTTGAAGTCATTTATTTTGTTTTTAAGCATCCATTAACTATTGTACGTTTAATCAATTCCCCATCCGTCATAATAACCAACATTAGAAAGCGCCAATGATTTTAATACTTTTGTCAATTCTGCCATAAATGTGGGATACAATTCATCTTCTCGGTGTATTTGCAACTCATAAGGAAAGTCATTATTTTCATCAAACTTTAAAGAATCAACTTTGAAATCAATCGTTTTAATTTTTTCTAAAAACTGCTCTCTATTCTTGTCCTTTTTAAAATAAAAATAATGATTTATTTTGCGTTTCTGAGTAAGATCTACACCTTCTAAAAACAATTGACTTAATAGGTCTTGGCTCATAAAAAAGCTATCAGATACATCTTTAGGGTAAAGTACATCTTTATAATAATGCCATTTTTTATCTCGGTTAATAACCAAATAATTTTTAGAATCAGTGAATTTATTTTTATATAACGAATCAATTTTATTTCTAAGGTTGATCGTATCTTTTACATAATACACATCAAAACCTGTGCATTGGTAAGTCAATATACCTACCAACCTATTTTTTTTAGATGATTTAACAATGATATCAGCTACAGCATCTGAATAGTCATAAATTTCTTCTAGACCTTCAGCATTTGGCATACCGTTTTTAAAACATTTACTTGTTCTCTTACCAACCAATACTATATTTTTATAATTGGGTTTACCCAGCATGTATTTGTAATTGACGGTTACAGACATTATACCCTTTTCCTTTTCAATAACATAGTTGCCCCAATCATCTTGAGCATAACTTGATAAAAAAACGCATAGCAACAGAAAAACACTTGTAGATATCTTTTTTCTCATATAAATGGTTTGATTTTCTCCCTTAACCAATCATCAAAAATGATGCCTTTTTAAAATAAAAATCCTGCAAAGTATTAAAATACTTTGCAGGATAAATATAAACATTGTTTTTTATTTAAACGAACCTATTGTAATAAGTAATAAGGCTTTTATAATCACGACCTATACTTTCAGCTTCACGATCAGTGATTTTACCATCCCTCTTACACTTTCTAACCTCTCCTAAATATTCTTCAATTTCTTCATAGAAATTTTTATAATTACTCGCTTTACTATGCTCTTCTAATAATTCAGGAGTTAAATCTTTATGCTTTGTAAAATTAGCTTCTAATTCGTCATATTTAGCGTTTAATGCCTCAACATCAATTTCTTCCGCGTACACTATATCTACAATTTCTTCAGCAATACCAATATCTGTTTTTGAAGCAATAATACTTTCTTTTAATGGATGGTCTTTTAATAGTTCAATTTCTGCTTGATTAGAAATTGGTCTTAAGATTTTATAGGCTTCTGTACGTTTATTATAAAAAGCTTCAATATTAGTCTTAATAAGATCTACGTATTCTTTTCCTTTAGCCCAATCATCATCTTTAAAATCTTCGTTACTATAATAGTCCTTAAACTTTTTATAAGCTTCATGTGTGTTTTCAAATGCCTCTGCTGTAGCTTTTACACTATTTGTCAATTCTTCTTTAACTTCAGAAGGTAGGTTGTTGCCAGGCTTTAATAAAAAAATACCGTCTCTTTCTCTATTAATATCAGGAACCGAACCAATAAAAGCATGTGCTAAAAATAATGTTGGCTTTTTCTTTTGAGTTACCATGTTACTCATTTTTTCATAATCATCACCCGCTTTAGTAATTTTGTCACCAGCATCATTCATATAGTCTACCATCGCATTATTATAAGCAATAACACTATTGGCACCACCAGACCCCATATCACTTACGGCATCTAATGCACTACTGGCTTTATCTCCTAATTTTCCACAACTTACTACTATTAGTGCTGCTAATACAAATACAATTTTGAATTTCATGAATTACTGTTTTTAAAGATTAATTAATAATGTCCTATATATATTTTCTTAATAGACCATTTATGCAAAAATATGTAAAAATATGTAAAAAATTAACGCATTTACTAAAGATAAATTGTCTTTTTAGGAGAACTTATTAAAATTTCGTAACTTTTAAATCTCTTATAATAGGATATGAGTAGATTTTCGCTAACACTTACTCTTTATTTATTTACCTCTATTGGTGTCGTTTCTCAAGAAACAGGTTCAGTAAAAGGGGTATTAATAGACTATGAAAATCAAAATCCTGTTGAAAACGTTTCAGTCATTATTACAGGTATTAAAATCTCTAATGTTTCTGATCAAAATGGAAATTTTATACTACCAAACATACCTGTTGGTGATTATCTTATTGAGATAGTTAGTGAGCATTATGAAAACCAAAACTACCCTATTACCATTACTAAAGGTGAAATACTTGATTTACGTTTAATTTATTTATATCCAACAGATTTTATTTTTGACAATGCTGATCAAATCGTTTGGAATGATGAAAACCCCTATGAAAATAACCTAACCTATTATTCAAACTCAAAAGATGTTTTTCTAAAACGAGTTGGTTTTGATTTTAGTCCTACGTTTTTCAGCTTTCGTGGATATGATGCCAGTCAATCTATCATTATATTGAATGGTGTAGATATAACCAATTTATACAATAACAGGCCACTATGGAACACTTTTAGTGGTTTAAATGATATTTCAAGAAATAGAGTATCCGTTTTAGGCCTTTCTTATTCCAATCAAAATTTTGGTGGAATTTCTGGAGTAACATCAATTGAGACAGATGCATTTAAAATGCGACCAGGGCTCCGTATTTCGAGTTCATTTTCAAATAAAAATTTCATTGGAAGTACCATGGCAACCTATAATTCTGGAGTGCAAAAAAACGGATTGGCATTTAGTGTTTCTGCATCAAGGCGATGGGGAAACGAAGGGTATGTTAATGCCACTTTATATGATGCTTTTAGTCTTTTTGGCACATTATCATATAAGATAAATGAAGTACACAGTATTAATGCTACCGCTATCTATGCACCTAGTAGAAAAGGACAAACTACCGCAATAACCCAACGGACTTTTAATGAATTTGGTAATAACTATAATTCTTATTGGGGATGGCAGGAAGGAGAAAAACGGAATTCAAGTATTTCAAAATTTGATGCACCCATCTTTATGTTTGGTTACCGTTTTAAAAATGATAAGTGGTTATTTTCTACAACGCTTTCTTATCAATCAATAGACCAAAAAAATAGCCGATTAGATTATACAAATGCCCCAAATCCCTATCCCAATTATTGGAAATATTTACCTGAAATTAAAGACAATCCACAAATTGATTGGTTAAACCTATATGAAACCAATTTAAACACAACCAATATTTCAGACGGTGGTTCTGCCCGATATTTAATCTATGA
The nucleotide sequence above comes from Aureibaculum algae. Encoded proteins:
- a CDS encoding carbonic anhydrase family protein: MKAHTKETQATMTPDKSLQYLKEGNQRFQNNLKANRNLLEQVNDTSDGQFPFATILSCIDSRVSAELVFDQGLGDIFSVRIAGNIVNEDILGSMEFACKLAGTELIVVLGHTSCGAVKGACDHAEMGNLTKLVQKITPAVNAVTEPKDESLRSSKNLEFVDEVSHVNVQLMIDRIHAESPILTEMEKNGEIKIIGAMYDVNTGEVKFDE
- the kbl gene encoding glycine C-acetyltransferase gives rise to the protein MYSNIKQYLQNELQDIKEAGLYKSERIITSAQDAVIKISTGQEVINFCANNYLGLSNHPEVIQAAKDTMDTHGYGMSSVRFICGTQDIHKELEKRIASFYGFEDTILYAAAFDANGGIFEPLLGKEDAIISDSLNHASIIDGVRLCKAARYRYENNNMEELEARLKEANEAGARFKLIVTDGVFSMDGIVASLDKICDLAEKYDAMVMVDECHATGFIGKTGKGTLELKNVLNRVDIVTGTLGKALGGAMGGYTTAKKEIIELLRQRSRPYLFSNSLAPAIVGASLKVFDLLENDTSLRDKLEWNTNYFRNGMEKAGFDLVGADAAIVPVMLYDAKLSQDMANALLDEGIYVIGFFFPVVPKEKARIRVQLSAAHSQEHLDKAIAAFTKVGKQLNVIQ
- a CDS encoding 6-pyruvoyl trahydropterin synthase family protein; translation: MSIIRITKHFDFETAHALYGYDGKCKNIHGHSYQLYVTIVGTPINDANHVKNGMVLDFGDLKKIVKSEVVDIFDHATVLNANSPHKELAAKIESHSSRVILVDYQPTSENMLVDFADKISKKLPKSVNLHSLKLCETNNSHAEWFAEDQ
- a CDS encoding UDP-2,3-diacylglucosamine diphosphatase; translated protein: MNITIPSNKKIYFASDQHLGLPNHKDSLVREKIFIKWLDTVKQDAEAIFLLGDLFDFWFEYKKVVPKGFIRVLGKLAEIRDSGIPIYFFVGNHDLWMDDYFEKELVIPVYHKPKEYIINNKTFLIGHGDGLGPGDKGYKRMKKVFTNPVSKWLYRWLHPDIGMRLGVYLSTKNKMISGDEDAKFLGEENEWLAQYCKRKLETKHYDYFIFGHRHLPMEIEVGDNSKYINLGDWINHLTYGVFDGDTIELKKHITE
- the radA gene encoding DNA repair protein RadA, which translates into the protein MAKTKTTFFCQNCGTQHAQWAGKCNVCNEWNTIVEEVIQKEEKRAWKQSSPSKKVAKPLKINDIAINEEDRIDTQNNELNRVLGGGLVKGSMTLLGGEPGIGKSTLILQVALTINKKVLYVSGEESQSQIKMRAERLKNTNTECLILTETKTQNIFKSIEETQPDVVVIDSIQTLQTDAIEASPGSISQIRETTAELIKFAKETATPVILIGHITKEGTIAGPKILEHMVDVVLQFEGDRNHTYRILRAQKNRFGSTAELGIYEMQGSGLREVENPSEILISEKDESLSGTAIGATLEGMRPLMIEVQALVSTAVYGTPQRSTTGYNTKRLNMILAVLEKRAGFRLGAKDVFLNIAGGISVDDPAIDLAVVASILSSNEDEAIPQDYCFAAEVGLAGEIRPVNRVEQRILEAEKLGFQKIMVSKYNKIPSKKYNIKIVLVSKIEDVYQQLF
- a CDS encoding class I SAM-dependent methyltransferase, translated to MTSNSQFFDELSDDYDVMINFENALKNKTSFFKNFLLTNYKTVLDLGCGTAADSIALSKLGLQVDAIDHSKGMLQQAKKNAKKFDANINFIESGLTTFSIKDKRYDFIVSLGNTIANINMQEVSGLMSKLYGILNFGGEVLFQIVNYAKLPESGIHILNVYENDEVSILRKYNINTNDIDFIIEKNDKKKKQVSQIITTLYPHSKSGFEKIATEIGFTCNFYGNLKKDNFVATNSPNLVVQLKKVK
- a CDS encoding ribonuclease E inhibitor RraB, translating into MRKKISTSVFLLLCVFLSSYAQDDWGNYVIEKEKGIMSVTVNYKYMLGKPNYKNIVLVGKRTSKCFKNGMPNAEGLEEIYDYSDAVADIIVKSSKKNRLVGILTYQCTGFDVYYVKDTINLRNKIDSLYKNKFTDSKNYLVINRDKKWHYYKDVLYPKDVSDSFFMSQDLLSQLFLEGVDLTQKRKINHYFYFKKDKNREQFLEKIKTIDFKVDSLKFDENNDFPYELQIHREDELYPTFMAELTKVLKSLALSNVGYYDGWGID
- a CDS encoding DUF6845 domain-containing protein — its product is MKFKIVFVLAALIVVSCGKLGDKASSALDAVSDMGSGGANSVIAYNNAMVDYMNDAGDKITKAGDDYEKMSNMVTQKKKPTLFLAHAFIGSVPDINRERDGIFLLKPGNNLPSEVKEELTNSVKATAEAFENTHEAYKKFKDYYSNEDFKDDDWAKGKEYVDLIKTNIEAFYNKRTEAYKILRPISNQAEIELLKDHPLKESIIASKTDIGIAEEIVDIVYAEEIDVEALNAKYDELEANFTKHKDLTPELLEEHSKASNYKNFYEEIEEYLGEVRKCKRDGKITDREAESIGRDYKSLITYYNRFV